The Bacteriovorax sp. PP10 nucleotide sequence AAATGTGGATACCGATTCAGATTCAAAAGGTGTGATCAGTGTGGTGAAGAAAATGATATTGCTGCTCGTGTATGCAGCAGCTGTCAGCATTTACTGGTTGATAACGATAATAAGTTAAAAGAGGCCATGTCTTTAAAAGACGCCCATATCATGAAACCAGATACAATGATGTTTTCAAAAAGCTACGACAAAAAAGGCAAAGAGAGAGTTGAGGTTAGGTACTATGACTATGATGGCGAGCACTTAAGTGAAATGTTCTATTTAAATTCGCCGGAAGATGCACGCGCTTTTTATTTCAATTTCACTCGCATGCATAACCGCCTGCCGGAACAAAGTCTAAGGATCAACACAGCGGACGATGTTTTAAAAAATCAAAATCATTTCCGCAAACCAATGTATGTAATTGCACGAAAACAAAAGCACTATTGGGAAATTAGGGAAAAGATTTTTTAACCCACTTGACCAGAATCTAAAAATCGTTTATCTTCAAAAAATAACCACGTAACTCGTTACCAAAAAATGGAGGTCAGTATGTTGAATCAAATCATTAGAAGAGGCCTTCAATCAATTGCATTTTAATCATCTCGATTTAAATCATTACATTTAGAAGGCCTTAAGCATTCAGTTTTTTACAAACTAACTTAAGGAGTATTCATGACTAATTCCCAAAAGGAATTTCTCTCTCACTTTGGTTGGAACGACTTTTTTGAAAGTCAGGTTCTAACTATGTCTTCTGAGAACCTTCGTATCGCCCGAGTGGTGAATGAAGAAAAAAATCTTTATCGCGTTCAAGTTGATAAAGAAAAAACGATCTGGGCCAGCGTTGCCGGCAAGATGCAATTTACAGCATCATCCAGAGAGGATTATCCAGCGGTAGGAGACTGGGTTCTGGTGGCAATGCCACCGGGATCAGAACGGGCCGTTGTACATTTACTATTTAAAAGGAAAACTATTCTACAAAGAAAAAAAGTAGGAGAGGTTTCTGAGACGCAAATTCTGGCCGCCAATGTGGATACGATTTTTATCACCACATCGGTGAATATGGATTTGAATTTTGGCAGACTGGAGCGCTATTTGATTTTTGCATGGGAGTCTGGAGCGACACCGGTTATTTTATTAACCAAGACTGATTTGTGTGAAGACATTCAAAGCATCGTTGAATCAGTGAAAGAAAAATTTCCAGGTGTAGCGATTCACACTGTTAGAAGTGATGCTTTCACTGAATCAGATTATTTTGCGGATTATCTAGGCAGTGGAAAAACAGCAGTGCTGGTAGGATCTTCAGGAGTCGGTAAATCGACGATTGGGAACTATCTCATTGGTAATAATGTCATTGCGACTCAAGAAATCCGCGCTGATGATGAGAAGGGAAAACACACGACTACAAGTCGAGCAATGTATGAGAGCTTTTATGGCGGGCATATTATCGACACTCCGGGTATGCGTGAATTGCAATTCTCTGATCACGAGCAGGGATTTGATCATTTATTCGGTGACGTTGAAGAGTTAATCTCTCAATGCCATTTTAATAATTGTAAGCATCAGGAAGAAAAAGACTGTGCGATTCTTGCAGCACTAGAGTCAGGTGTTCTTGATCCTATTCGCTGGAGAAGTTTTAATAAACTTCAAAAAGAAGTAAGGCACGAACAGCGCAAGCAGCATAAATGGATTATGGCCGAGGATCGCAAGGCCTGGAAAAAGAAATCTATGGAGTGCAGACAGAAGTATAAAGGGTGGCAATAGCCGCCCTTCTTTATATATGACCAAACTCGTTATCCATTCTCACAATAGGCATCAGTATTGCTTACTATATAGTGAGGTGTCTGATGAAAAAAATTGTTTTATTGTGCTTTATTATTTTATGTACTGTCTTTTCATGTTCACGCCTTGATTTGGCCGTTAACCTTGCAAATTCATATATCACCAATAAGACGGACGATTTTTTAGATCTCACTAGAGAGCAGTCGAAATGGCTTAAAAAATCTATTGCGAAAGACATTGATAAAGTAAAAAAGACCATTTTTCCCCAATTGGCGACAGAAATGCTTAAGATTTCTCAAACTATCAATAACCAGAGAACATTTGATACAGCGACGGTTTTAAATAGCTACAAACGCCTGGAGAGTTTATTTTATGAGGGTTTAAGAATCTTTGCTCCAACTGCAGTTGGCCTTGCCGATCAACTTGTTCCTGCACAGATAGTTTACTTACAAAAAGAAGCAGATAAAAAATTCACCGAGATGAAAGAAGATCCTTCTAAAAAATCCTATAAAAAAATTAAAAAGCATTTTGATTCATGGGCGGGGGGAATGAATTCTGAACAAAAAAAAGAATTAAAAATATTTGTGGATAAAAATCCACCTCCCATAAATGAATCAGTCTATAGCAGGCAAAATCTTGTCCATGAATTTGTCCGATCATATTCGGATAAAGTGGCCCGTAAAAAATTTGTTGAGAAACTTTTTACAAATTACGATTCAATGCTAGACCCTAATTATAAAAAATTGCTGGCAGAAAAACATAATCGCGTGGCCGCTTTTGTAACGAATATTTTAAACAAAATGCCTGAGGATCAAAGACAGACTTTAGTGGAAACAATTCGAGACCGCGCCAATCAATTACTTAAAATTTCAAAAGGATAATATGAAAAATACTGAACATGAACTTTTTCAACCTTTTCAATTAGGGCCACTGGTTTTAAAAAACCACATTGTCATGGCCCCATTAACCAGAAGCCGGGCCAGCGAGGGAGATGTTCCCACTGAGATGAATGCTGAGTACTATGCTCAAAGAGCATCGGCCGGACTCATTATCAGTGAAGCGACTAACATTTCTCAACAGGGGAAAGGGTATGCCTTTACTCCAGGGATTTATACACAGGAGCAAATTGCAGGATGGAAGCTAGTGACAGATGCAGTCCATAAAAAAGGTGGATTAATTTTTTGTCAGCTATGGCATGTCGGAAGAATTTCACATCCTTCATTACAGCCTAATAATGAATTACCAGTTTCTGCTTCTGCCGTTAAACCAAATCAGCAGGCCTTCACTGAAACGGGAATGCAGGATTGTGTAACACCCAGAGCACTAGAGTTGATAGAGATTCCAGAAATCATCGAGCAGTACATTCATGCTTCAAAGTGTGCCAAAGAAGCAGGTTTTGATGGAGTTGAAATCCATGCGGCCAATGGTTATTTACTTCAGCAGTTTCTTGGAGAAAAAACCAATCTTCGAAATGACAAATACGGCGGCTCAATTGAAAACCGTGTGCGATTAACTGTCGAAGTGACAGAGGCCGTTTGCCAGATTTGGGAATCACATAGAGTAGGGATTCGTTTATCTCCCGTGACTCCGGCCAATGATATGGATGAAGATGATCCAATGGACACTTATCTTTATCTGGCCCAAAA carries:
- a CDS encoding DUF6279 family lipoprotein translates to MKKIVLLCFIILCTVFSCSRLDLAVNLANSYITNKTDDFLDLTREQSKWLKKSIAKDIDKVKKTIFPQLATEMLKISQTINNQRTFDTATVLNSYKRLESLFYEGLRIFAPTAVGLADQLVPAQIVYLQKEADKKFTEMKEDPSKKSYKKIKKHFDSWAGGMNSEQKKELKIFVDKNPPPINESVYSRQNLVHEFVRSYSDKVARKKFVEKLFTNYDSMLDPNYKKLLAEKHNRVAAFVTNILNKMPEDQRQTLVETIRDRANQLLKISKG
- the rsgA gene encoding ribosome small subunit-dependent GTPase A, producing the protein MTNSQKEFLSHFGWNDFFESQVLTMSSENLRIARVVNEEKNLYRVQVDKEKTIWASVAGKMQFTASSREDYPAVGDWVLVAMPPGSERAVVHLLFKRKTILQRKKVGEVSETQILAANVDTIFITTSVNMDLNFGRLERYLIFAWESGATPVILLTKTDLCEDIQSIVESVKEKFPGVAIHTVRSDAFTESDYFADYLGSGKTAVLVGSSGVGKSTIGNYLIGNNVIATQEIRADDEKGKHTTTSRAMYESFYGGHIIDTPGMRELQFSDHEQGFDHLFGDVEELISQCHFNNCKHQEEKDCAILAALESGVLDPIRWRSFNKLQKEVRHEQRKQHKWIMAEDRKAWKKKSMECRQKYKGWQ
- a CDS encoding alkene reductase; translated protein: MKNTEHELFQPFQLGPLVLKNHIVMAPLTRSRASEGDVPTEMNAEYYAQRASAGLIISEATNISQQGKGYAFTPGIYTQEQIAGWKLVTDAVHKKGGLIFCQLWHVGRISHPSLQPNNELPVSASAVKPNQQAFTETGMQDCVTPRALELIEIPEIIEQYIHASKCAKEAGFDGVEIHAANGYLLQQFLGEKTNLRNDKYGGSIENRVRLTVEVTEAVCQIWESHRVGIRLSPVTPANDMDEDDPMDTYLYLAQKLNPLKLAYVHFVEGATGGARDIKPGFDFHKLHRAFDAVYMANNGYNLKLATDTLKHGDAELICFGRPFISNPDLVERLKRKIPLTPLDPKTLYTRGPEGYTDYPTVT